The segment AGAGCGACACTATCCATCAAACAGGAGATTTCCGACGCGAGGGAGGCCCTGTTGGTAGGGGTACTGGCAGGGCCTCCCTCACGCAGCTGCTAGCTGTTACCGAGGAAGATGGGGTTCGTCAGTGCCGCCATGGGGCCGAGCGGAATGACCGTACCCATCTCCGTGCCGCTGCCGGAGGTGCCGTCGATCTTCGGATGCCGGACCTCTACACGCACGTACGCCGCGAGCTGCGGGGTGGTAACCCACGTGCTTGTTCCTTGGCCGGACGCGGGAAGCGTGACCTGCTGGGTCTGTCCTTCATCCGTGATGAAGCGTACGACGCCGTTCGGCACGCCGGCGATCTTCGCCGTCACCGTGACGGGCGTGTCTGCCGCGACGTTGAGCCGGTCTCCCACGGAGGCGCTCTTGCCGCCGGACGTGACCTGGAAATCCACCGAGATGTCAGCGGACTCGGCGATCCAGTTCCGTCCGTTACGGATGCCGTCCAGCAGGGCATCGCGGGACAACGCCGCGGCGTTGACCACGTTGTGTGGGAGTCCGATGACCTGCGGTGCACTGTGGGCGTCGCTGTTACCCATGGCCGGGAGCCAACGGCCACCCGTTCGCGCGGAGTGGGCCAGCATCGAGTCCCAAGTGTTGACGGAGGACTCGTCGTCCAGGGTCCAGGGGCCCGTCCATACCTCGACCGCGTCGGCGTCGTCATATCCGAATTTCCAGCGGCAGGCGACGTAGGGGCAATAGGGGTGGGCCGGGACAACGATTCCACCGGAGGCGCGGATCCGTTGGGCTTCCTTCTCGAATCCCTTGTCTCGGGCCCGGTAGCGCCAGTCGATCCATTCGCCCGGCTCCAGGCCGAGGGCGAGGTAATGGCCGTTCCGCGTGGTGACTTCCTCGCCCGTGAGGATGAGCAGGTCGTTGCCGGCGAGAGGCCCCCACACCCCGTGCGACGCGGGCGTGTTGTGGTCTGTGGAGATCATGAAGTCGAGACGCGCGGCACGTGCGCCCGCTGCGACCTCCTCGGGGGTGCGCTTTCCGTCCGAGTAGACCGTGTGTAGGTGGGCATCGCCGCGGTACCAGGCCGCGCCGCGGCCCGCGATCTGCTGCGGCGGGTACTGGGGCGTGAATGGCGTGCCGTCGGGCCCGTACTCAAGGGTGACGTTCACGGTGTAGCCAAGTCCTTGCTCGGCAACCTGATACGGGCCGAGGACAATGTTCCACGTGCCTTTTCCGATGGAACCCGGCAGGTAGCCCGGCGTCGTATCGCCCCCGACGCTGATACTGAATTCTGTCCGGAAACCGCCTGACCAGCCACGGAAGCCCTTGCCCGCGAGGTCGGTGCCTTTTTCATCGAAGATTCCGATGTCGCACGCATTGCCTAGAAACCCGGGGCCACCTGGGGCTTGCTGTAGGTGTAGGAAACGCTGATCTTGTTGACACCTGCCGGCACGTCGACCGGCAAATACACGAAGTCCGCGGCTCCGGGCTCAAGGTGGCCGGTAATCGTTTTGGTCTTGCTGGTTCCGGTCGCGGCTGCCGCGAAAGACACCGGCGCGAGGGTCAAAGCGGCGCCGGTCAATGCAGCGGCCAGAAAGCCGCGCCGGGAAGGGGAGAAAAAGACATTGTCGCCCGCATGGGCTTTGCATGGTGAAGTCACCCGCTCGATGATGCCGACGGTTACTGAACAGTAGGCAAAGCGAGTGAGAACGCCTCATGAAACCATGTCAGAAGCAAACCGTGTCCGACTAGTGGACCCGCTCAGCTTTGGCCCCTGCCGTAAGATCCATTTTCATCCCGCAGCCATCGGTCGTCTGGTGACAGTCGCCCTCGGCGCTTCGGCGGCCTTTGCAGCGGCGGATTCGCGGGAAAGGAATGCTCCGAGCTCACCGATGGTGCTCATCAGGGGCGCAGGGAAGACCACCGTGGTGTTCTTGTCCACGCCGATCTCCACCAAGGACTGCAGATTGCGCAGTTGCAGGGCCAAAGGGTGGGCCATCATGGTGTCGGAGGCCATACCAAGTGCTGCGGCGGCAAGGGACTCGCCTTCGGCGGCAATGATCTTGGCGCGCTTCTCACGCTCTGCCTCGGCTTGGCGGGCCATCGCGCGCTTCATGCTGTCCGGCAGTTGGATGTCCTTTAGTTCCACGAGGGTCACTTCGACGCCCCATTCCAATGTCAGTCCATCCAGAATCTGACGGATGTTGGCATTGATGACATCCGTTTCTGCGAGTGTCTCGTCGAGCGTGTGCTGCCCCACCACCTTGCGCAGCGTCGTTTGGGCGATTTGGTCAATCGCGGAGTAGACGTTTTCGATGGCGAGCACGGACTTGATCGCGTCCACCACCCGGAAATAGGCGACGGCGGAAATGTCCAGGCTGACGTTGTCCCGTGTGATGATCCCTTGGGATTGGATGGGCATGGTCACGATCCGCAGGGAGACTTTCCGCAGCCGGTCGACGAACGGGATGATGATCACGAGTCCCGGGGTCCTGAGGCCCTGGACCCTTCCGAGCCTCAACAGGACACCACGCTCGTACTGCGTGACAATGTGGACAGCCATCGAAAACCAGATGACCAGCAGGACAATCAAGACAATCAACCAGGTGATGGAGTTCGCTGTCATGGCCGCTCACCTGCTTCGCTGCTAGGTGCTGATACGTTCATGGCGGGGATCCTTCGGGGGTTGCAGTGTTGCTGAAGCGGGAGCCCTGATCCCGCGCGATGTGAAAGGAGCGCCCCAAGCGGGACGTTCCTTTCACCCTTGTGGACTAGACCCTTTCGCGGGTCCGGTCGATCACCGGTTCCGGATCGTTCGTGAACTCACGATGGCGGCGTGGGAATTCCCAGAACTTGAAGTCCTTGGCGTCCACCTTGGGCTCAGGGCGTTCCTCGGGTTCCCGTGAGGCATCTTTCCTGATGTCCCGCTGGAAATCCTTGCTGTACCCGTAGCACATCACTGACCTCCTTCTAGCGACTGCCCTTTAATCGTCCTCCCGATCGGGCATGCCGTCCACTTTCACGGCCTGTTCCGCATGTATGCACAATGGAGGGGTGAATTCCCCAACCGTCGCCCGGGACTCCGCGCCTACTTGCCGCCTTTTCGACCTGGAATCCATCGGGGCCGGGCTGGTCTTCGCAGACTCCTTGGGGGAACTCGCCCAGGCGTTGGCTGCAAGCGGATCCGTGGGAACCGCCGTCGTTCAGGCACCTCCGGGGACGGGAAAGACAACGCTTGTCCCGCCGCTGCTCGCGAACATCGCCGCCAGCGTGGCGAGCGGGGACGAAGGTCCCCGCATCGTGGTGACCCAACCACGCCGGGTCGCTGCCCGTTCCGCCGCACGGCGCCTCGCCGCCCTTGACGGCAGCCGCCTCGGTGACCGCGTCGGGTATACGGTGCGGGGAGAAAGCAAGACGAGCCCTGGAACCCTCATCGAGTTCGTCACTCCGGGGATCCTCTTGCGTCGCCTGCTCGCGGATCCGGGCCTTGAAGCGACAAGCGCCGTGATCCTTGATGAGGTCCACGAACGCGGCCTGGAGACAGACCTGCTGCTCGGAATGCTCATCGAGGTCCGTGAGCTGCGGGACGACCTCACCCTCGTGGCGATGTCGGCAACCCTTGACGCGCCACGGTTCGCTTCCCTGATCGGAAAGCACGACGGCGGCGGGCCGGCACCCGTCGTCGACTGTCCATCCGCGCTCCACCCCCTGACCGTCGACTGGGCGCCCGCGGCAGGTCCGCGGATGGACGGACGCGGCGTGACGCGCGCCTTCCTGGACCATGTGGCGGACACGGCCGCGGCGTCGTACACGGACACACTCGCAGCTGATCCGGACATCGACGCCCTGGTGTTCGTCCCGGGTGCGTGGGAGGTCTCCTACGTCGCTTCCCGGCTCCGTGCCCGCCGGGCTTCGAGGGTACCGGACGCGGAAGTATTGGAGCTTCACGGACAGGCAAGCCCGGCGGAACAAGACCGGGCTGTTTCCGGCCGGAATCCCGGCGACCCTCCCCGCATCATCGTCTCGACTGCGCTCGCCGAATCATCCCTGACAGTTCCGGGAGTGCGTTTGGTTATCGACTCGGGTCTGTCCCGGGAATTACGGCGTGATTCCAACCGCGGCATGTCCGGCCTGGTCACGGTCTCCTGCTCCCGCGCGTCCGCCGAACAGCGAGCCGGACGCGCGGCACGCCAAGGCCCCGGGCGCGTGGTCCGGTGCTACGAACAAAAGGCCTTCGCTGCCGCGCCAGCCCACCCCACACCGGAAATTGCGTCCGCGGACCTCACAGGCGCCGCGCTGGTCCTGGCCTGTTGGGGATCACCCGGTGGCAGGGGACTGGCACTTCCGGACGCCCCGCCGCAAGCCGCGATGGATGAGGCGATCGAAGTGCTCCGGGAACTCGGAGCGATTTCGCCGGACGGTCTTGCCACCGAGCTGGGAAAGACCCTGGCCAGGATTCCCGCTGACCCGCGCCTGGCCCGCGCCTTACTGGATGGCGCCGCCACGGTCGGTCATCGTACGGCTGCGGAAGCGGTCGCCCTCGTGGCAGGTGACCAGCGTGCTCCCGGAGCCGATTTGACGCGCCTCCTGGCCACGCTCCGGACCAGCAAGGATCCCGCGGCCAGGCGGTGGGCGGAGGATGTCCGACGGTTGGAGGCGATCGCGCGGCAGGAGACGTCCGCCGTCGCACCTTCCCCGCCCACGCCGGCAAGCTCGTCATCCCCGGCGAGCGCCGCTGAAGCCTTGGGGTTCGTCGTCGCGCTCGCGTTTCCGGACCGCGTGGCGCGCCGCGTTCCGGGGACGGGGCCTGAGCGCTACCTGCTGAGTTCCGGCACGCGGGCCGGCCTGCCATCCGGCAGTCCCCTCGCCCGGCACGAATGGCTCGCGGTGGCCGAAGTATCCCGCGCGGGCGGTCGGGATGCCGCAGGGACCGGTGCCGTCATCCGTTCGGCCGCGCCGGTGGCTGCGGACACCGCGGAGGCTGCCGCCAGCCATCTCCTCCTCGATACCGTGGAAGCAGAATTCACGCAGGGCAGGGTGACTGCCCGGCGCGAACGGCGACTGGGGGCGATCGTACTTTCGTCCACACCGGTGAGGCCCTCCCAAGACGAAGGACGCGCCGCCGTGGCGCGCGCCTTGGCAAAGGAGGGCTTGGGCACCATCGGGTGGTCGACGGCCGCGGATTCCTTGCGTCGGCGCCTAGCCTTGCTGCACCGCGAACTGGGTGCTCCTTGGCCGGACGTCTCCGAGCCGGCGCTGCTGGCCCGGCTGGACACCTGGCTGGCACCCGAGCTTGAAGCGCTCGCCGGAGGAGCGGGGACGAACGGGATCCACTTGACCGAACCGCTGCAACGGCTGCTGCCGTGGCCGGAGGCGGCACGTCTTGGCGAACTGGCGCCGGAATGGCTTGAGGTGCCGAGCGGTTCGCGGGTGCGAATCGACTATCCGGACGTGGCGGACGACGGCGGGCGGCCGGTAGTGGCGGTCAAGCTGCAGGAATGCTTCGGCTGGGCTGAGTCGCCCCGCGTTGCGGGCGGCCGGGTGCCTGTGCTGTTCCACCTGCTTTCCCCGGCCAGGCGACCGCTCGCCGTGACAGACGACCTGGCTTCCTTCTGGTCCGGCCCCTATGCGCAGGTACGGGCGGAAATGCGGGGCCGCTATCCGAAGCACCCCTGGCCAGAAGACCCCTGGACTGCGCCCGCCACGGCCAAGACCAAACGGAAGATGTGAGGCAGCAGGCGGCGGTTCCAGCGGTCTGAAAGGCATTCACAGGCTTCTTCTCTAGGATGCCACGGTGATGAACATGGAATTGCGTCCTGCTGACCTGGTCAACGATTGGTGGCAAGCCGTGCTGCGGGGATTCACCACGGCAGAGGTCCCGAGCATTTCGACGCCTGTTGTCTTGGGGATACTCGCTGCGGCCGTGGTACTGAGTATCCCGCGGGTCACATGGCGCTGGTTTGGCCTCTATGTGACCTTCGTGCATGAACTGGGGCATGCGTTCGCCGCCCTCATGACGGGGCGGGTTGTTCACGGGCTCCGGATTGGACTCGACCACTCCGGGCAGCTCCAGAGCAGCGGGCGCGGCAAGTTCGGCGCCGCCTGGTCCGGGTTCTGGGGCTATCCCTGCCCCGCGGTGGTGGGCGTTGCCCTCATCTGCTCGGTGTCAGCGGGACGATCGGGCGCGGCCATGTCCATCGGCGCGTTGGTCCTGCTGCTCGCGCTGATCTTTCTCCGGAATTTCACCGGTATCTTCGTCGCGCTCTGCAGCGCGGCGATCGCCCAGTTGCTCGTCATGTTCGCCAGTGCCTCCACGGTGAGCCACGTGGTGCTGGGGCTCGGCATCGCCCTGGAGGTAGGCGCGATTCGGGATTGGTTCAAGGTCGCATCAGTCCACACCCGGCGTCGGGACCGGCTCGCGTCCTCGGATGCCTACATTCTGGCCCGTTCCACCGGCGTGCCGTCGTTGCTGTGGCTCGTGGCTTTCGCAGTGGTCATCGGAGCAAGCGCGGCCTTGTCAGCTCGTGTGGTGTGGGGCATGCTCGCCTAGCGGCCGGCACCGGGGTTTCGGCACAGTCTGCCTGCCTTGCTCTTGCCGTGCGCCGGTGGAGGGTGTGGAATCGGTTAGCAAGGGACGCGGGGGACTCGGCTGCTATTCCAGGAGGTGCTCATGTCGGTGAAAGGCTCAGGCAGTGCAACGAAGGGGGCGAACCGGACCAACCCCGATCTTCGGCGCGCGGACCCTTCCTCGGCGGCGGCCGCGCGGCCCGAAAACATCCGCAATGTCGTCTTGATTGGCCGCTCGGGCGCGGGGAAGACAATGCTGCTCGAGTCTCTGCTCTACGCCTCCGGCGTCGTCACCCGCATGGGTTCGATCGTTGAAGGCACCACGGTGAGTGATTCGGAAGCAACGGCCATCCACCAGCAACGATCCATCGGACTCTCAGCAGCGCCGCTGGCTTTCGACGACATCAAAGTGAATCTCCTCGACACTCCGGGCTACGCCGATTTCATGGGCGAATTGCGTGCGGGGCTGCGCGCGGCGGACGCGGCGCTGTTCGTTGTGTCGGCCGTGGAGGGCTTCGACGCCGGAACCACCTCACTGTGGAACGAATGCGAGCGCGTCGGAATGCCCCGTGCAGTGGTGATCAGCCGGCTTGATCACCCGCGGGCGAACTACGACGCCGTCCTCGCCGAGTGCCGCGGAGCGTTCGGTGACTCGGTCCTGCCCCTTCATTTGCCGATGCGGAAAGATGACACAGTCTCCGGATTGCTCGGTCTGCTGTCGGGGTCGGTTTCGGAGTACACCGCCGGGGATCCACGACCCGCAGTTCGTCCCGCGACGAAGGAGGAACTAGCCAGCTCGGACGGTATCCGAGGTGAGCTGATCGAGGGCATCATCTCCGAGAGCGAGGACGAGACATTGATGGAGCGCTACCTCGGGGGAGAAGAGGTCCCCCTCGAGACCCTCGTGGAGGACTTGGAGACCGCGATCGTCCGAGGGACCTTCTTCCCTGTGCTGGCAAGCTCCTCGGCAACCGGAGTGGGCACGGCCGAGTTGCTGGAGGTACTCACCCGGGCGTTTCCGGCTCCCACGGAGCGGAACCTGCCCACGGTAACCGACCTGAGCGGGACGGAAGCCGCGCCCTTGACCTGCGATCCGGACGGCCCGCTCCTGGGCGAAGTGGTGCGGACTACCGTTGACCCGTTCCTGGGGCGTGTGTGCTTGGTCCGGCTCTTCTCGGGGACCCTTCGCGAGGACTCGGCCGTGCACGTAGGCGGGCACGGGCTGGCTGAAAGAGGCCACCCCGACCACGATAGCGACGAGCGGATCACCCACCTGTATTCGCCGTTGGGGTCCAGCCTTCGCCCGGTTCCGTTCGCAGTAGCCGGGGACATCTGTGCGCTCGCGAAGGTGGCGAGCGCCGAAACGGGAGACACCGTTTCCGCCCGCGAGGCTCCGCTGCTGGTGGAAACCTGGGACATGCCCGAGCCGTTGATGCCGGTCGCGATCGAAGCGGCCTCGCACGGCGATGAGGACGCACTGTCCAAGAGCCTGGCCAAAGTCGCGGCAGGAGACCCGACTCTGCGGGTCGAGCGCAACGCTGAAACACACCAGCTGGTCTTGTGGTGCATGGGGGAGGCGCACTCGGAGGCGGTCCTGGACAGGTTGCGCGAACAAGGAGTGAAGCTGCAAACGGTGGACGTCATCACGCCGCTGCGCGAGACATTTGCTACCCGGGCCACCGGCCACGGGCGCTATGTCAAGCAATCGGGCGGCCACGGGCAATACGCGATTTGCGATATCGAAGTGGAACCGCTTGACCGCGGGGCAGGATTCGAGTTCGTCGACCGGATTGTCGGCGGGGTGATCCCGGGAACGTATGTGGTTTCGGTCGAGAAAGGCGTCCGCGCGCAGATGAACAAAGGGGTGCGGGCCGGGTTCCCGGTGGTGGATATCCGGGTGTCTTTGGTCGGCGGCAAGACCCACAGCGTCGACTCTTCGGACGCGGCGTTCCAGGCCGCGGGCGCGCTCGCCTTGCGGGAGGCTGCCGCCGCGGGCAGCATCCAGCTCCTGGAACCGATATCGGCCGTGGCCGTCCTCGTCGCCGATGATCACGTAGGGGCCGTCATGAGCGATTTGTCCTCCCGCCGCGGGCGTGTCACGGGAACCACCTCCGTAGGCGGGGAAATTACCGAGATCAGTGCGGAAGTTCCGGAACAGGAATTGCTGCGGTACGCGATCGTGCTGCGGGGACTGACCGCCGGCAGTGGTCGATTCCGCCGCGAGTACTTGCGGCACGAGCCGCTGCCGCCGGGGATCGCTGTTGCCGCGAAGGCTTAATGCCTGCTTCTGCGGGTGGCTCAGCTGTTCTTGCGAAGGAATGCCGAGACCGGTGCAGCCAGGGACGCCCCGATGTCCGCCGCGCTCTTCTTGACCCCGGCGCGTTCAAAGGAATGGTTGCCACCGTCCCACCACTCGATGGAGGCGGTGGGGCCGATTCGGGCCACGACGTCTTCGAGGAGCTGCGGAGTCGCGAAGGTATCCCGGGTGCCTTGGAGGAACAGCATCGGCAGCGTGAGTCCATACAGGTGCTCGTCGCGGAGCTTCTCCGGTTTCCCTGGCGGGTGCAACGGGTAACCGAGGTAGACGAGTCCGGACGCGGGCATGCCCTCGGCGACGGCCATCGACGCCATGCGACCGCCGAAAGACTTTCCCGCAGCCCATTGAGGTTCGCCCTCTGAACGGGACGCCGCTAATTCCATGGCGGCTCGCCAGGCAGCGATCGCCGCAGGCGGCCGGTCGGGGAATCTCTTGCCGGCTTCCCGGTAAGGGAAATTGAAGCGCAAGGTCGCGACGCCGTCGTCGTTCAATGCGCGGGCGAGGCCTTCGAGGAAGGGATGCTCCATGCCCGCCCCGGCTCCGTGGGCGAGCACGAGGGTTGCGAACGGTTTGTCGGGCCGGGCGTAGATACCGGAAACCTGGGTGCCTTCAGTGTCTTCAGTGTCTTCAGTGTTTATCGTGTTTATCGTGATACGGG is part of the Arthrobacter methylotrophus genome and harbors:
- a CDS encoding M50 family metallopeptidase produces the protein MNMELRPADLVNDWWQAVLRGFTTAEVPSISTPVVLGILAAAVVLSIPRVTWRWFGLYVTFVHELGHAFAALMTGRVVHGLRIGLDHSGQLQSSGRGKFGAAWSGFWGYPCPAVVGVALICSVSAGRSGAAMSIGALVLLLALIFLRNFTGIFVALCSAAIAQLLVMFASASTVSHVVLGLGIALEVGAIRDWFKVASVHTRRRDRLASSDAYILARSTGVPSLLWLVAFAVVIGASAALSARVVWGMLA
- a CDS encoding CehA/McbA family metallohydrolase — translated: MNVTLEYGPDGTPFTPQYPPQQIAGRGAAWYRGDAHLHTVYSDGKRTPEEVAAGARAARLDFMISTDHNTPASHGVWGPLAGNDLLILTGEEVTTRNGHYLALGLEPGEWIDWRYRARDKGFEKEAQRIRASGGIVVPAHPYCPYVACRWKFGYDDADAVEVWTGPWTLDDESSVNTWDSMLAHSARTGGRWLPAMGNSDAHSAPQVIGLPHNVVNAAALSRDALLDGIRNGRNWIAESADISVDFQVTSGGKSASVGDRLNVAADTPVTVTAKIAGVPNGVVRFITDEGQTQQVTLPASGQGTSTWVTTPQLAAYVRVEVRHPKIDGTSGSGTEMGTVIPLGPMAALTNPIFLGNS
- a CDS encoding alpha/beta family hydrolase — translated: MDAAETRITINTINTEDTEDTEGTQVSGIYARPDKPFATLVLAHGAGAGMEHPFLEGLARALNDDGVATLRFNFPYREAGKRFPDRPPAAIAAWRAAMELAASRSEGEPQWAAGKSFGGRMASMAVAEGMPASGLVYLGYPLHPPGKPEKLRDEHLYGLTLPMLFLQGTRDTFATPQLLEDVVARIGPTASIEWWDGGNHSFERAGVKKSAADIGASLAAPVSAFLRKNS
- a CDS encoding elongation factor G-like protein EF-G2; protein product: MSVKGSGSATKGANRTNPDLRRADPSSAAAARPENIRNVVLIGRSGAGKTMLLESLLYASGVVTRMGSIVEGTTVSDSEATAIHQQRSIGLSAAPLAFDDIKVNLLDTPGYADFMGELRAGLRAADAALFVVSAVEGFDAGTTSLWNECERVGMPRAVVISRLDHPRANYDAVLAECRGAFGDSVLPLHLPMRKDDTVSGLLGLLSGSVSEYTAGDPRPAVRPATKEELASSDGIRGELIEGIISESEDETLMERYLGGEEVPLETLVEDLETAIVRGTFFPVLASSSATGVGTAELLEVLTRAFPAPTERNLPTVTDLSGTEAAPLTCDPDGPLLGEVVRTTVDPFLGRVCLVRLFSGTLREDSAVHVGGHGLAERGHPDHDSDERITHLYSPLGSSLRPVPFAVAGDICALAKVASAETGDTVSAREAPLLVETWDMPEPLMPVAIEAASHGDEDALSKSLAKVAAGDPTLRVERNAETHQLVLWCMGEAHSEAVLDRLREQGVKLQTVDVITPLRETFATRATGHGRYVKQSGGHGQYAICDIEVEPLDRGAGFEFVDRIVGGVIPGTYVVSVEKGVRAQMNKGVRAGFPVVDIRVSLVGGKTHSVDSSDAAFQAAGALALREAAAAGSIQLLEPISAVAVLVADDHVGAVMSDLSSRRGRVTGTTSVGGEITEISAEVPEQELLRYAIVLRGLTAGSGRFRREYLRHEPLPPGIAVAAKA
- the hrpB gene encoding ATP-dependent helicase HrpB, which codes for MHNGGVNSPTVARDSAPTCRLFDLESIGAGLVFADSLGELAQALAASGSVGTAVVQAPPGTGKTTLVPPLLANIAASVASGDEGPRIVVTQPRRVAARSAARRLAALDGSRLGDRVGYTVRGESKTSPGTLIEFVTPGILLRRLLADPGLEATSAVILDEVHERGLETDLLLGMLIEVRELRDDLTLVAMSATLDAPRFASLIGKHDGGGPAPVVDCPSALHPLTVDWAPAAGPRMDGRGVTRAFLDHVADTAAASYTDTLAADPDIDALVFVPGAWEVSYVASRLRARRASRVPDAEVLELHGQASPAEQDRAVSGRNPGDPPRIIVSTALAESSLTVPGVRLVIDSGLSRELRRDSNRGMSGLVTVSCSRASAEQRAGRAARQGPGRVVRCYEQKAFAAAPAHPTPEIASADLTGAALVLACWGSPGGRGLALPDAPPQAAMDEAIEVLRELGAISPDGLATELGKTLARIPADPRLARALLDGAATVGHRTAAEAVALVAGDQRAPGADLTRLLATLRTSKDPAARRWAEDVRRLEAIARQETSAVAPSPPTPASSSSPASAAEALGFVVALAFPDRVARRVPGTGPERYLLSSGTRAGLPSGSPLARHEWLAVAEVSRAGGRDAAGTGAVIRSAAPVAADTAEAAASHLLLDTVEAEFTQGRVTARRERRLGAIVLSSTPVRPSQDEGRAAVARALAKEGLGTIGWSTAADSLRRRLALLHRELGAPWPDVSEPALLARLDTWLAPELEALAGGAGTNGIHLTEPLQRLLPWPEAARLGELAPEWLEVPSGSRVRIDYPDVADDGGRPVVAVKLQECFGWAESPRVAGGRVPVLFHLLSPARRPLAVTDDLASFWSGPYAQVRAEMRGRYPKHPWPEDPWTAPATAKTKRKM
- a CDS encoding slipin family protein — protein: MTANSITWLIVLIVLLVIWFSMAVHIVTQYERGVLLRLGRVQGLRTPGLVIIIPFVDRLRKVSLRIVTMPIQSQGIITRDNVSLDISAVAYFRVVDAIKSVLAIENVYSAIDQIAQTTLRKVVGQHTLDETLAETDVINANIRQILDGLTLEWGVEVTLVELKDIQLPDSMKRAMARQAEAEREKRAKIIAAEGESLAAAALGMASDTMMAHPLALQLRNLQSLVEIGVDKNTTVVFPAPLMSTIGELGAFLSRESAAAKAAEAPRATVTRRPMAAG